Sequence from the Azospirillum formosense genome:
CGCGGGTGACGGACCGCGATTCCCGCCGCCCGCGCGGCGACGAGGAGGACTCGGAATCCGGCGGCATGCCGATGCCGGACGGCACCATGCGCGCCACGTCCAGCCGCTTCCCGCCGCGTGGTCGGCCCGGCCGGACCCTTTGAGCCGCCGCGAAGCCCTACCCCCGACGAATTCTCCCCACGGCCCGGACCATCCTCCGGGCCGTTGCGCTGTTTGGTTGCCGCTTTGCCGGAGCGATCCGGTGTCCGCTTGATCCAGATCAGGGCGGGCCCTGGTCTTAATTCATACCTTTGGCTCGGTTCCAAGACCTTAGTCTGATACTCTGGTCGGAACCGAACGTCCGAATCGAGCGCGCCCTTTCCGGCGCCGAAGCGAGACAGACCAGGGGTGCATGCCATGACCTTCTCCGTCGCCACCGTCGCCGCCGCCGCCGTTGTCCCGCCGCCGATGCCCGCCCCGCAGCCGCGCGCGGCGGAGTCGGTGACCGGCCGCTGCGCCGGCTGCTCGGCGCGGAGCAAGGGGCTGTGCGGCGCCCTGACCGCCGGGGACCTGCCGGATCTGTCGACGACGTCGCGGCCGCTGGACCTGCTGTCGGCGACTCCGGTGGTGATGGAGGGCGAGGAGGCCGAGGCCGTCTTCACCGTGATGTCGGGCATGCTGAAGCTCTACAAGACCCTGCCGGACGGCCGCCAGCAGATCACCGGCTTCGCCACCGCGGGCGACGTGATCGGGCTCGCCGTGGGCAGCGGCTACGCCTACACCGCCGAGACGGTCACCGCCTCCACCGTCTGCCGGATGTCGCGGACGGCGCTGCGCCGCCTGATGGAGCGGCACCCGGCGGTCCAGGGGCGGCTGCTCGCCATGACCTCGGTCGAGCTGTCGGCGGCGCAGGACCAGATCCTGCTCCTTGGCTGCAAGACGGCGGTGGAGCGGGTGTCCAGCTTCCTCCTCGCCCTGTCGCGGCGGTCGCGCCCTCTGGCCGATGGCACGCCCAGCGCCTTCCTTCCCATGCCGAAGGTGGACATCGGCGCCTATCTCGGCCTGCGCCCCGAAACGCTGTCGCGCGTGCTGCGCAAGCTGGAGAGCGCCGGAGCGATCACCCGCCTGACCAACGACCGCATCCGCATCGAGAACCCGGCGGCGCTCGAAGCCGCCGCCTGATCCTTCCCTTCAGGTTCCTTGCCGAGTCTGCCCCTGCCGACTCTGCTCCTGCCGATTCGTCACCCTGTCAGGCCCGGCCCGCCACCGGATAGCCCTCGCCGCCGAACCCCGCCGCCACGTCCTTCACGAAGGCCTGCCCGACCCGGCGATAGCCCAGCCGGGTGAACAGGCCCGCGGCGTCGAGCTTCGGCGCGGTCGCCGCGACGACGCAGCCCCGCTCGTCCACCACCACCGTCGAACAGCCCAGCTTGCGCGCCAGCAGGTCGATGCCGTCGGCCTGCGCCGCCGAGGTCACCGCCGCGTCGAACAGCCCCACCGCGATGAAGATCGGCACCGTCAGCACGCGGATCATCCCTTCGGCGCTGACGCGGTAGCAGAACAGGCCGCGGATGTGCCCGTCGCTCATCTCGCAGGCCATCACCCCGCCGTCGCCACCGTCCTGCAGGAAGAGGGCAGCCACCTGCCGCCACTCGTCCAGCGTCATGTCACGGTGCAGGGTCTGAACGACGGGCAGCGCCTGATCGGCCTGGGTTTTGGCCAGCGGGGCGAGGATGAAGCTTCTGGGCATGGGCGGGCGATCCTTTCGCGGGCATCTTCCGCGATGATCCGAACCGCCGCTTTGATTTTGGTCATGCGCCGCACCGGTGGAGGACGCGAGGGAGCGAATGCGCGCAGGCGGTGTTTCCTGAGGACGGCCCCACCCCGTCACCGGAGACCGGACATGAGCCCCTACCCGCCGCCCCGGCAGGAACCCGACGTGCCGATCCCCATGCCGCTGCCGCCCGACGCCCCGCCGGACGAGCCTGTGGAGGCCCCGCCGATGCCCGGCGAGCCGCAGGAGCCCGTGTAGCGGAAGCCGCCCAACGAACCGTCAGGGCTTGCGGCGGTAGAGCGCCATCGCGCGTTCCAGGATGCCGGGCGACGAATAATCACCGAGGAACAGGTCGCCCAGCGCGCGGCGCATCCGCGCCCGGATGCGGGAGCGGATGGCGTTGCGCAGCGCCTCCTCCTGCATGTGGCAGCGGCGGCAAAGGTTCTTGGGGCGGGCCTCCGGGTTGCCGGAGGGACGGACCGGGCGGACGACGACCTGCACGTCGCGGGTCTCGGCATACTCCACCACGTCGGGCCAGGCCGCCCGCCGCCCGCGCCCGTCGCGCCAGGTCTGGTCGGCGGCGTCGTACCAGCGCCCGTCCGGCAGGCAGCGCACGACGGCGCCGCCGGGCCGCCCGCAGCAGCGGCAGCGGTTCTCCCCGCTGGCGCCCTTGCGGTGGGCCGGATCGAGGTCGGGTCGGAGAATCTTTGCGCGGAGCGGTCTGGTCATGGCTTGATGCCTGCCTTGGGGCCGGGACTGCCCCTGCGGGACGTGGCTCATGACATGGATGGCCGCGGACCGCCAGTGCGAATTTGTGAAAAGTTCTCCAGAGACCGCGCCCTATGGACATGACCTCCCCCGACCCTTCCGGCACAGGCCCTTCCCACGCCGGCGAGCCCGCCGACCCGCATCTGGTGCACGAACTGGCCAGCGCCCACCCCGACGTGGTGACCGCCGCCGCCGCGGGCGTGACGCGGGTGGCCCATGGCGAGGGGCTGGGTCTGGTGCCGCTCGGCCTGCCGCTGCCCAAGGGCAAGCGCGACCTGCTGGTCCCGGCGGAGCGGCGCGAGGCGGTGCTTCTGGAGATCCAGGGCACGCTCGACCGCGCGCGGCGGCGCAACGCCCTGCTCGCCCAGGGACGCCGCGCGCTGGAGGGCTGGTCGACCAGCCTGCACCCGGCGGACGACCGCACGCGGGTGCGGGCGGTGCGCAGCGACGACCTGCCCTGGCCCGGCCTGCCGGCGCCGGTGCGGCTCCAAGTGTCGCGCGTGCTCGACGCCATGGAGCTGGCCGACCTGACGGACGACGACTTGGCCCTGCGGCTGGAGGGCGACCCGGCGCTGGCTGCCGCGCTGGAGGACGCGCTGTCGCGCACCGCCGCCCGTCTGCACCGCTATGCCGGGGAGACGGACGGTGCGGAGGATGCCTGGACCTTTGCGTCGCTGGCCGACCGGCTGTCCCGCGCCGCCCGCAACCGCCATGCCGTGGACGAGTTGCTGGAGCGCTGGGACCGCGAGTTCGCCGTCTGGCGGCGCGAGCGGGCGGAAGCGCGCGGGCGCGCCTATGTGGACCGGCATTTCGACCTCGCCCGCTTCGAGAAGCTGTTCCCGGTGGCCCGCGGGCTGGGGCGGCGGCTGGTGCTGGTGGTGGGCCCGACCAACTCCGGCAAGACCCACCACGCCATCGAGGCGCTGAAGGGCGCCTGGGACGGCATCTATCTGGCTCCGCTGCGCCTGCTGGCATTGGAGGTGATGGAGCGGCTGAACGCCGAGGGCACGCCGGCCTCCCTGCTCACCGGCGAGGAGGCCATCGTGACGCCGGGCGCCCGCCACACCGCCTCGACCATCGAGGTGATGGACCCCGACCGCCCGGTCGAGGTGGCGGTGATCGACGAGATCCAGATGCTTGCCGATCCCGACCGCGGCTGGGCCTGGACGGCGGCGCTGATGGGCGCACCGGCGGAGACCGTCTACATCCTCGGCGCCCCGGAGGCCCGCCCGCTCGTCGAGCGGGTGGCGGCCCATCTCGGCGAGCGGCTGGAGGTGATCGAGCTGGAGCGCAAGGTGCCGCTGACCCTGATCGACCGCCGCCTGAACTGGGAGGAGGTGGAGCCCGGCGACGCGCTGATCGCCTTCTCCCGGCGGGAGATTCATTCCGTGCGCGACACGCTGCGCGCCAAGGGCCTGTCGGTCGCCGCGGTCTACGGCGCGCTGGCCCCGGAGGTGCGGCGGCGGGAGGCGGCGCGCTTCCTGTCCGGCGAGGCCGACGTGGTGGTGGCGACCGACGCCATCGGCATGGGGCTGAACCTGCCCTGCCGCCGCGTGCTGTTCACCGCGCTGGAGAAGTTCGACGGGACCAGCGTCCGCCCGCTGAGCGCGACGGAGGTCAAGCAGATCGCCGGACGCGCCGGGCGCTTCGGCAAGTTCGAGTCGGGGGAGTTCGGCGTGGTCGGGCGGGGCACGCCGCAGGCCCTACGGAACCTCCTGGAAAAGGCGGACGGGCGGCTGCGCGCCGACGCCCCGCTGACCGTGCGGCCGACCCGCGCCATGCTGGCCCGTCTGGCCGATCACATCGGGACGGAGGAGACGGTCCTGCTGCTCGACTGCGTCGCCGACGCCCGCACGGCAGGGTCGCCCTACCGGGTGGGCGACCTGTCCGGCATGCGGCGGCTGGCGGTGATGCTGGACGAGCGGCGGCTGGGCCTGCCGGCCAAGCTCGACCTGCTGCTGATCCCCGCCGACCTGGAGGACGAGGCGGAGGCGCGCATCCTCGCCGCCATCCTCGGCGCGGTGGAGGCCGGGGAGCCGTCACCGCTCGGACGCTTCGTCCCGGCGCGGCTCGACGGGCTGGACGGGGCGGCGCTGGAGGGGCTGTCGCGGGCCTGCGACCTTTATTACTGGGCGGCGCGCAAGTTCCCGACCCTATTCCCGGAACGGGAGGCGGTGCGCGGTCGCCGCGGCGAGATCAGCCGGCGTCTGGCCGACCTGCTCGCCACGCGCGGGGCGCGGTCGGCCGGGCAGCGGCGCGAGCCGCCGCCCAAGGCCGGTTTCCGTGGCGCCCCGCGCAAGCGCTTCGGGCCGCGGCGGTAGAGGAGCAGTAAAGCGGGGCCTTACATGCCGCCGGGATAGTTGGGGCCGCCGCCGCCCTCCGGGACGACCCAGTTGATGTTCTGGGTGGGGTCCTTGATGTCGCAGGTCTTGCAGTGCACGCAGTTCTGCGCGTTGATCTGCAGCCGCGGGTCGCTGCCGTCCGCCGCCCGCACGATCTCGTACACGCCCGCCGGGCAGTAGCGCGTCTCCGGCGCGTCGTAGAGCGCCAGATTGACCGCGATCGGCACCGACGCATCCTTCAGCGTCAGGTGCGCCGGCTGGTCCTCCTCGTGGTTGGTGTTCGACAGGTACACCGACGACAGACGGTCGAACGACACCACCCCGTCCGGCTTGGGATAGGCGATCTTCGGCATCTCCGACGCCTTTTTCAGCGTCTCGTGGTCGCCGTGCCGATGGTGCAGCGTCCACGGCGACTTGCCCTTAGTCGCCGTCTCGTAGGCCGCGTTGGCCAGACCCGCCCATAGCCCCTTCTGGAAGCCGGGGCGGATGTTGCGCACCGCGTGAAGCTCCGACCACACCCACGACGCCTTCAGCTTCTCCGGATAGGCCACCGCCTCGCGCGCCGGCCCATCGGAGTTGGCGTCGGCCGACAGCAGCTCGAACACCGCCTCGGCCGCCAGCATCCCCGACTTCATCGCGGTGTGGTTGCCCTTGATCTTGGGCACGTTGAGGAAGCCCGCCGCGTCGCCAACGATGACGCCGCCGGGGAAGGTCAGCTTGGGGATCGACTGGAAGCCACCCTCCGACAGCGCGCGGGCGCCGTAGGCGATGCGCCGCCCGCCCTCGAAGGTCGGGCGGATCGCCGGGTGGGTCTTGTAGCGCTGGAACTCCTCGAACGGCGAGAGGTGCGGGTTTTCGTAGTCGAGCCCGACCACGAAGCCGACCGACACCAGGTTGCCCTCCATGTGGTAGAGCCAGGAGCCGCCGTAGGTCTTGGCGTCCATCGGCCAGCCGATGGTGTGGACGATCAGGCCGGGCTGCGACTTGGCGGGATCGACCTCCCACAGCTCCTTGATGCCGATGCCGTAGGTCTGCGGGTCGGCGTCGCGGCGCAGGTCGAAGCGCTCGAACAGCGTCTTGGTCAGCGAGCCGCGGCAGCCCTCGGCGAAGATGGTCTGTTTGGCGTGCAGCTCCATGCCCGGCGTGTAGTTGGCGGTCTTCTCGCCGTCCTTGCCGATGCCCATGTCGCCGGTGGCGACACCCTTGACGGCACCCGTGTCGTCGTAGAGCACCTCCGCCGCGGCGAAGCCGGGGTAGATCTCCACCCCCAGCTCCTCGGCCTGGGCGGCCATCCAGCGGGCGAGGTTGCCGAGGCTGATGATGTAGTTGCCGTGATTGTGCATCTGCGGCGGGGCGAAGGGCGACTTCAGCGCCTTGGTCTCGGTGAGGTAGAGGAAGCGGTCCTCGCGCGCCGGGGTGATCAGGGGCGCGCCCTTGTCCTTCCAGTCGGGGATCAGCTCGTCCAGCGCGTGCGGCTCGAACACCGCGCCGGAGAGCAGGTGGGCGCCGACCTCCGAGCCCTTCTCCACGACGCAGACCGAGAGCTCCTGCCCCGCATCAACGGCGAGCTGTTTCAGGCGGATGGCCGCGCTCAGGCCCGACGGGCCGGCTCCGACGACAAGGACGTCGTACTCCATCACCTCGCGCGGATCGCGATCCATGGTCCCCATGCCTCCCCGGTTGATTGAAGCGCCGGGGCCATTTCCGCAGGGTCCGGCGGCTTTCGGAACGGCGTATGCCTTTCGCACCCGCCAAAAAGGATATCTAAGCCCATGTAAGACCACAGGAGCCGTGGTAAGGTCAAACGATGATTGACCAATCCGACATACTGGCGGCCCTGCGCTGGCACGTCGACATCGGGTGCGACGAAGCCATCGGGGACGAGCCCCTGGACTGGGCGACGCTGGCCGCCCGGCCGGCGGTGGCGCGCGCGCCGGCGGGCGCGTCCGCGCTGCCGCCCGCCGCGGCGCGCCCCACCCCGGCGCCGGCGCCACGGTCGGCGTTCGGGGGGCCCTCCGGCGCGTCGATGTTCGGCGCGCCCATGGCGGCGGACCTGCCGCTGGGCGCCAGCGAGGCCGGGGCGAGCGCCCGCGCCCGCGCCGCCGAGGCGCGCAGCCTGGAGGATCTGGAGTCGGCCCTTCGCGCCTTCGACGGCTGCCCGCTGAAGGCGACGGCGAT
This genomic interval carries:
- a CDS encoding helix-turn-helix domain-containing protein; amino-acid sequence: MTFSVATVAAAAVVPPPMPAPQPRAAESVTGRCAGCSARSKGLCGALTAGDLPDLSTTSRPLDLLSATPVVMEGEEAEAVFTVMSGMLKLYKTLPDGRQQITGFATAGDVIGLAVGSGYAYTAETVTASTVCRMSRTALRRLMERHPAVQGRLLAMTSVELSAAQDQILLLGCKTAVERVSSFLLALSRRSRPLADGTPSAFLPMPKVDIGAYLGLRPETLSRVLRKLESAGAITRLTNDRIRIENPAALEAAA
- a CDS encoding helicase-related protein; amino-acid sequence: MDMTSPDPSGTGPSHAGEPADPHLVHELASAHPDVVTAAAAGVTRVAHGEGLGLVPLGLPLPKGKRDLLVPAERREAVLLEIQGTLDRARRRNALLAQGRRALEGWSTSLHPADDRTRVRAVRSDDLPWPGLPAPVRLQVSRVLDAMELADLTDDDLALRLEGDPALAAALEDALSRTAARLHRYAGETDGAEDAWTFASLADRLSRAARNRHAVDELLERWDREFAVWRRERAEARGRAYVDRHFDLARFEKLFPVARGLGRRLVLVVGPTNSGKTHHAIEALKGAWDGIYLAPLRLLALEVMERLNAEGTPASLLTGEEAIVTPGARHTASTIEVMDPDRPVEVAVIDEIQMLADPDRGWAWTAALMGAPAETVYILGAPEARPLVERVAAHLGERLEVIELERKVPLTLIDRRLNWEEVEPGDALIAFSRREIHSVRDTLRAKGLSVAAVYGALAPEVRRREAARFLSGEADVVVATDAIGMGLNLPCRRVLFTALEKFDGTSVRPLSATEVKQIAGRAGRFGKFESGEFGVVGRGTPQALRNLLEKADGRLRADAPLTVRPTRAMLARLADHIGTEETVLLLDCVADARTAGSPYRVGDLSGMRRLAVMLDERRLGLPAKLDLLLIPADLEDEAEARILAAILGAVEAGEPSPLGRFVPARLDGLDGAALEGLSRACDLYYWAARKFPTLFPEREAVRGRRGEISRRLADLLATRGARSAGQRREPPPKAGFRGAPRKRFGPRR
- a CDS encoding electron transfer flavoprotein-ubiquinone oxidoreductase; this encodes MDRDPREVMEYDVLVVGAGPSGLSAAIRLKQLAVDAGQELSVCVVEKGSEVGAHLLSGAVFEPHALDELIPDWKDKGAPLITPAREDRFLYLTETKALKSPFAPPQMHNHGNYIISLGNLARWMAAQAEELGVEIYPGFAAAEVLYDDTGAVKGVATGDMGIGKDGEKTANYTPGMELHAKQTIFAEGCRGSLTKTLFERFDLRRDADPQTYGIGIKELWEVDPAKSQPGLIVHTIGWPMDAKTYGGSWLYHMEGNLVSVGFVVGLDYENPHLSPFEEFQRYKTHPAIRPTFEGGRRIAYGARALSEGGFQSIPKLTFPGGVIVGDAAGFLNVPKIKGNHTAMKSGMLAAEAVFELLSADANSDGPAREAVAYPEKLKASWVWSELHAVRNIRPGFQKGLWAGLANAAYETATKGKSPWTLHHRHGDHETLKKASEMPKIAYPKPDGVVSFDRLSSVYLSNTNHEEDQPAHLTLKDASVPIAVNLALYDAPETRYCPAGVYEIVRAADGSDPRLQINAQNCVHCKTCDIKDPTQNINWVVPEGGGGPNYPGGM